The following proteins are encoded in a genomic region of Ignavibacteriota bacterium:
- a CDS encoding carboxypeptidase-like regulatory domain-containing protein: MRLLAFVLLFSSAALAQTTVTGVVLERGSGQPLQFASVRVEGEATGSTTDRKGRFTLHLDKGRHVIIASYIGYTSERKVVESLGSPLELTFHLLESRIEMPEFVVTPGDNPALAIIKQAIESKERRKERLLNYRLTSHSKLVVMIDKLDGGIVDVGAGNARMAQFSDSGATAILETQTDAFWARPDRYKEIIKARKQTATIPSRSNILISSFFIIDFSSDLLQLSDRAKVVGPISNAGLRNYDYTLTGTTLLDGARLHVITIKPLNENDPLLEGTLYIADGSFALAMVDVRLNQAAKPTFFKDLRFRQNFRLFENSFWMPTDVVVDASVEISMIVNLKMRIDGFSVLQDYVINDDSTETVFDRTRIKVLKEADERDSLYWSMNQKLINSDQELDAYRRADSMKAIFDETRNDFALTDAIFGKSLVYDRTRVTLPGLLGLYHFNRVEGHALAFSTSVVRPITTLERIRAGFGYGFQDSKLKWDAEFAVEPADRLTLRVGGFDRLAPIDEGTSMLSEFNTTVSNLFTKYDDKDYFRTMGVSGSISTDPLLLLPLTVTVIHQKYFSVPKSTEWSIARRSWNYRPNPPVNDGTITSFGAAISFDDRLLFDNAGEIRRFGMRRHVPTLRYEYSVMDLSGTASSFWFLSFSLNGSFDLDRFGALSYRLSAATSSGGVPTQRILSLTGSVPYLADSWRFRTLQPREFGGDRRLTLFLENDFGDQIFRWLHIPLLESSGFGLRVFASAGWTDLRSESRMYQTVPVLQSTVPMYEAGFSVDRILLVFRVDFGWRLSHFHQGRNFFVGISTPLSF; encoded by the coding sequence ATGCGCCTTCTCGCCTTCGTGTTACTCTTCTCCTCTGCAGCCCTTGCGCAAACCACTGTGACTGGCGTCGTGCTCGAAAGGGGAAGCGGTCAGCCCCTGCAATTCGCCTCAGTACGTGTCGAAGGCGAGGCCACGGGAAGTACTACTGACCGCAAGGGACGGTTTACCCTCCATCTCGATAAGGGCAGACACGTCATTATCGCGAGCTATATCGGGTACACGAGTGAAAGGAAAGTGGTCGAGAGTCTTGGATCGCCATTGGAACTGACATTTCATCTCCTCGAGAGTCGGATCGAGATGCCCGAATTTGTCGTCACCCCAGGCGACAATCCCGCGCTCGCAATTATCAAACAAGCCATTGAAAGCAAGGAACGTCGCAAGGAGCGCCTGCTAAATTATCGTCTCACATCCCACTCAAAACTTGTTGTCATGATAGATAAACTCGACGGCGGAATTGTGGATGTGGGTGCGGGCAACGCTCGCATGGCTCAATTCTCCGACAGTGGAGCGACAGCTATTCTAGAAACTCAAACTGATGCGTTCTGGGCCCGCCCAGACCGCTACAAAGAAATCATCAAGGCACGCAAGCAGACGGCAACCATTCCATCCCGTTCGAATATTCTGATAAGCTCGTTCTTCATCATTGATTTTTCAAGCGATCTGCTGCAACTCAGCGACAGAGCCAAGGTTGTCGGACCGATATCCAACGCAGGGCTTCGCAACTATGATTATACACTCACAGGCACGACACTTCTGGACGGTGCACGCCTGCATGTGATCACCATAAAACCTCTGAACGAGAACGATCCGCTACTTGAAGGAACACTGTATATCGCAGATGGTAGCTTTGCTCTCGCCATGGTTGATGTGCGATTGAACCAGGCGGCAAAACCCACCTTCTTCAAAGATTTGCGTTTCCGCCAGAATTTCCGCCTGTTTGAAAACTCGTTCTGGATGCCGACCGATGTCGTGGTGGATGCATCCGTGGAAATTTCGATGATTGTCAACCTGAAGATGAGAATCGACGGATTTTCTGTATTGCAGGATTACGTGATCAACGACGACAGCACAGAGACCGTTTTCGACCGAACTCGAATCAAGGTCCTGAAAGAAGCGGATGAACGGGATTCTCTGTATTGGTCCATGAATCAAAAGCTCATCAATTCGGACCAAGAGTTGGATGCCTACAGGCGCGCGGATAGCATGAAAGCTATATTCGACGAGACGCGGAACGATTTCGCGCTCACGGATGCCATCTTTGGGAAGTCACTCGTATATGACAGAACCCGCGTGACTCTGCCTGGACTTCTCGGTCTCTATCACTTCAATCGAGTCGAGGGTCATGCTCTTGCATTCAGCACGTCCGTCGTTCGTCCCATCACGACACTCGAGCGAATTCGGGCTGGCTTCGGATACGGCTTCCAAGATTCGAAACTAAAGTGGGATGCAGAATTTGCTGTCGAGCCTGCCGACCGTCTCACTCTCCGGGTTGGAGGATTCGACCGTCTTGCGCCAATAGACGAGGGCACGAGCATGCTCTCAGAGTTTAATACCACTGTTTCGAATCTCTTTACGAAATACGATGACAAGGATTATTTCCGAACGATGGGTGTGAGCGGCTCAATCAGCACCGATCCGCTCCTGCTTCTCCCTCTTACCGTGACTGTTATCCATCAGAAGTACTTTAGTGTCCCGAAGAGTACTGAATGGAGTATCGCGCGCAGATCCTGGAACTACCGGCCCAATCCACCAGTGAACGACGGAACCATCACTTCGTTCGGCGCGGCCATCAGTTTCGACGACAGGCTTCTCTTCGACAATGCCGGTGAGATTCGCCGCTTTGGAATGCGTCGGCATGTGCCCACGCTGAGATACGAATACAGCGTAATGGATCTCAGCGGCACGGCGTCTTCATTTTGGTTTCTGTCCTTTTCGTTAAACGGTTCATTCGACCTCGACCGTTTTGGTGCACTAAGCTATCGGCTTTCGGCCGCCACAAGCTCTGGTGGCGTCCCAACCCAGAGGATTCTGTCACTCACAGGCAGCGTGCCCTATTTGGCTGATTCGTGGAGATTCCGAACACTGCAGCCACGTGAATTCGGCGGGGATAGGCGCCTGACATTATTTCTCGAGAACGATTTCGGTGATCAGATCTTCCGTTGGCTGCACATCCCACTTCTAGAGAGCAGCGGTTTTGGTTTGCGTGTTTTCGCCTCCGCGGGCTGGACGGACTTGCGTTCGGAGTCGCGGATGTATCAAACAGTGCCTGTTTTACAAAGCACCGTCCCAATGTACGAGGCAGGATTCTCTGTCGACCGAATCCTACTTGTGTTCCGGGTTGATTTTGGGTGGCGACTCTCCCATTTCCATCAAGGACGCAATTTTTTCGTCGGTATCTCGACACCCCTGTCATTTTGA
- a CDS encoding methyltransferase, with amino-acid sequence MDELIDRITEDEFRRDERLPYWAELWHSSIALAEYIAEHPELTAQRNVLEIGCGLGLPGIIASRTGATVTFSDYDNDALLASELNHACNASGSEADFILLDYRSAPSRRWEVVLASDIVYERRMIEPALNFLRAAVSEQGCFIIAEPNRRIAEPFIEGLRAVGFHVEHSQRRAVFYDRPVDVGLYVGRTLKQDSVTNP; translated from the coding sequence ATGGACGAACTTATCGACCGTATCACCGAAGACGAATTTCGTAGAGATGAAAGACTCCCTTACTGGGCGGAACTCTGGCACTCTTCGATAGCTCTCGCCGAGTACATCGCAGAACATCCCGAGCTGACTGCGCAACGTAACGTTTTGGAAATCGGCTGTGGTCTAGGCCTGCCAGGCATTATCGCATCCCGGACCGGAGCTACCGTGACATTTTCCGATTACGACAACGATGCACTTCTGGCTTCGGAATTGAATCATGCCTGCAACGCGTCAGGAAGTGAGGCGGATTTTATCCTTCTGGATTACCGCTCGGCGCCGTCGCGGCGCTGGGAAGTTGTGCTTGCATCGGACATTGTGTACGAAAGACGCATGATCGAACCGGCATTGAATTTCCTTCGTGCGGCGGTATCAGAACAGGGATGTTTTATTATTGCCGAACCAAATCGACGAATCGCAGAACCCTTCATTGAGGGGCTTCGAGCTGTTGGATTCCATGTGGAGCACTCGCAACGACGGGCCGTTTTCTACGATCGTCCGGTGGATGTGGGCCTTTACGTTGGCCGTACGCTCAAGCAGGATTCCGTCACGAATCCATGA